From the Brachyspira intermedia PWS/A genome, the window GATACTTTCTTTTAGTGTCAGGTCTTTTGCTTAAGAATTTGTGGCTACCAAATGCATGAGCAAATTTTACTTTACCAGTTTTAGAAAATCTAAAACGTTTTTTTGCACCGCTTTTTGTTTTTAATTTTTGTTTCATAAACTAATATCCTTTTAATTATATTTACTGTATGCTCAAACTATATGTATGATAAGTACATATAGGTAGTGGGCTTTATTAAAAATAGCTGCTATACTTCAATTCTAATAATTAAAGTAATATATTATTCTTC encodes:
- the rpmI gene encoding 50S ribosomal protein L35, encoding MKQKLKTKSGAKKRFRFSKTGKVKFAHAFGSHKFLSKRPDTKRKYRKARIADDTNMLEMPRLMPYGR